The Streptomyces armeniacus genomic interval ACGTGGGTCAGCTCGCCCGTACGGTCCATGTGCCCGCTCTGCTCCTCGGCCGCCTCCCGCAGATCCGGATCCGTACGGACGGCGGGGCAACCGGCCTCCGTGCGGTGCTCGTTCACGAGGGCGACGACCTCCGTCTCGACGGCGGGCCCGGCGTACGCCACCGGCGCGGCGAAGGCAGCCGATGCTGCCGCGGCTCTCCCGCGCGCCCCGTCCGCGCCTCCCCCCGCGCCTCCCCCCGCGCCGCTCTCTGCGCCGCCGCCGTGCCCGGCGGCCAGCGCCAGGCCGCACAGCACCGTCGCCACCGCGCGTGCCGCGCCGTCGCACACCGAGGTCCCACGCCACTCCACCACGTATTCCGCTCCTTTGTCCCGCAGCCCGGCTCCCGGCCGCACCATGCCCGTCAACCGGGGAAGAGTGCCGGAGGAACCGAACCGGAAAGCAACTCGTCAAAGGTTCCGATTGAGTTCAGCACGGGTCAATACAACAGTCCCCGGATTTCCCGTACACACGCCTTTCGAGTGCACTACTCTTAGCAAATCCCACCCCCACCCGGCGCCTTTCACATACGGAGTCCTTTCCGTACGCCTTTCACGCCCGCCCCTGCGCAACCCCCGCCACCGCACACCACCGGCGCACACCCTTGTCGCGCGTAACCGACCGGCGGGTCCGCACATTTGGTGGCCTCCCGCACCACTCGCCCCACGGCGTGCACACAGCAACCCGCCGTGCGCCGCGCATGTACGCCGTATACCTCCGCATTGGTGCGCTGCCCGTGCCACCCCGCCACCAAGTGGAGTGGTTTCAGGGCCGGCAGCGACTGTTCCCGCGAAACAGCAGGCATGCTGCGATTCGGCACAACCGCGGAAAGGCCGCGCTGCCAACCGTGAAACGGAGGTCATCATGGAAAAGGTCACGACGGAGGTCTACGAGCCCCCCGCACTGGTCGGAATCGGCGAGTTCAGCGAAGTGACGCTGGGCCCCAACAACGACCTGCTCGTTGACTGGGACGGCTACTTCCTCTGGTACTAGACGCACAGGAGCCGGCATGGGTGAGGAATGGTTCGCGGTCCTCCCGGACAGCGACACCGGCCTCGCCGCGGCGCGCGCTCTGCGCCCGCTGGCGAGCGACGTCATCGAACACGCCTCCGGGCGGCCCTGGTTGCTGGGCCGGTGGCCGGAGCGGGAGGTGACCGTCGCGACCGCGGGCACGGTGCGACTGGCGGTGGCCGGGTGCTCCCCGGCCACCGTCGGATCGCTGCGCGAGCGGCTGCGCGGGGCCCGTTCAGTGCACGACATGGACAGAACGGTGGCCAGGCTGCCGGGCTGCTTCCACCTGCTCGCCTCGGTCGACGGCCGGGTGCGCGCACAGGGCACGCTGGCGTCCGTACGCCGCGTGTTCCACGCACGGGTCGGCGACGC includes:
- a CDS encoding lasso RiPP family leader peptide-containing protein, translated to MEKVTTEVYEPPALVGIGEFSEVTLGPNNDLLVDWDGYFLWY
- a CDS encoding CAP domain-containing protein translates to MVEWRGTSVCDGAARAVATVLCGLALAAGHGGGAESGAGGGAGGGADGARGRAAAASAAFAAPVAYAGPAVETEVVALVNEHRTEAGCPAVRTDPDLREAAEEQSGHMDRTGELTHVGAGGTQPLARAEAAGYDTERLAENLAHGPSGAAAVVDAWLDSPAHRANLLDCAYRDMGVALTGAPADPWWAQVLGTERD